One window from the genome of Desulfurobacterium indicum encodes:
- a CDS encoding 4Fe-4S dicluster domain-containing protein, which produces MKGRRDFFKELLGSVTKAAAEFAYEVSKATENLVRPPGSADEDTFTALCEKCGKCVENCKTGVLEKYKKLNPIILDTPFMNFDNNYCEQCYTCIENCPSGALKFENLKKYKYVAKILKDKCVAFKEMFCLTCYWSCLNIDKAITIRDRSYPEFHPEECKGCGRCINACPTEPKSITMVKVKNE; this is translated from the coding sequence ATGAAAGGAAGAAGGGATTTTTTTAAAGAACTACTCGGTTCTGTAACAAAGGCTGCGGCTGAATTTGCATACGAAGTGTCAAAAGCAACCGAAAATCTCGTAAGGCCGCCTGGAAGTGCCGATGAAGATACCTTCACGGCACTGTGTGAAAAATGCGGCAAATGCGTTGAAAACTGCAAAACCGGAGTCCTTGAAAAATATAAAAAATTAAATCCTATTATTCTGGACACTCCGTTTATGAACTTTGACAACAACTACTGCGAACAGTGCTACACCTGTATAGAAAACTGCCCTTCCGGTGCTCTAAAATTTGAAAACTTAAAAAAATACAAGTATGTAGCAAAAATATTAAAAGATAAATGCGTAGCATTTAAAGAAATGTTCTGTCTTACATGTTATTGGAGTTGTCTGAACATAGATAAAGCCATAACCATAAGAGATAGAAGCTATCCTGAATTTCATCCCGAAGAGTGCAAAGGTTGCGGAAGATGTATTAACGCATGCCCGACAGAACCTAAATCCATAACAATGGTAAAGGTTAAAAATGAATGA
- a CDS encoding YqaA family protein has product MELFNPSYWQTFALKYGAAGLALNSFIEAIFFPIPPDVLLIALCATNPHKAFFYALITTLFSTLGGVVGYFVGYKGGKPLAIKFFGEEKVNRVHRLFEAYESMIILTAGFTPLPYKLFTITSGVLFASLPKLIIFSVIGRGLRFFAEAALFYFYGSQITGFVEHNLNLIFTISGALIIVLFLAYRRIKRGKLP; this is encoded by the coding sequence ATGGAACTTTTTAATCCCTCTTACTGGCAAACTTTTGCACTCAAATACGGAGCCGCAGGACTTGCCCTTAATAGTTTCATAGAAGCAATATTCTTTCCCATACCACCTGACGTGCTTCTGATAGCCCTCTGTGCAACCAATCCTCACAAAGCTTTTTTTTACGCACTTATAACCACCCTCTTCTCAACACTTGGTGGCGTCGTAGGATACTTCGTAGGATACAAAGGTGGTAAACCTCTGGCGATAAAATTCTTTGGTGAAGAAAAAGTAAACAGAGTCCATCGCCTTTTTGAAGCTTACGAAAGCATGATAATCCTTACAGCAGGATTCACACCCCTGCCATACAAACTGTTTACGATAACATCAGGCGTTTTATTTGCAAGCCTTCCAAAACTTATAATATTTTCAGTAATAGGAAGAGGGCTACGCTTTTTTGCAGAAGCTGCTCTCTTCTACTTTTACGGAAGCCAGATAACAGGTTTTGTAGAACATAACTTAAATCTGATATTCACAATTTCAGGAGCATTAATAATCGTACTGTTTCTCGCTTATAGAAGAATTAAAAGAGGCAAACTTCCATGA
- a CDS encoding MBL fold metallo-hydrolase, giving the protein MSLKIEELKNSQIDLNRPVILYDSPDYKVAWVGSAEEFIFRCNAYLISSGGINILIDPGGIQHFPQVKDRVSKLIGNPANVTHIITHHQDPDVIGSLPEWLKINPEITIITTPRTKVLIPYYGFDRENVNWLDVSPLDDTIIDIGSSSTLIFLSAPFLHFPDAFVTYDAKSKILFSGDIFAAIQKNWELIVTDMEKHKKEMMYFHVYYMASQKALKYFVSKVKPFDIKAIVPQHGSIIPEEFIEDAFDFLSGLKCGIDLLYEESPVRSIMDEIFGES; this is encoded by the coding sequence ATGAGCCTTAAAATAGAAGAACTAAAAAACAGCCAGATAGACTTAAACAGACCCGTAATACTCTACGACTCTCCTGATTACAAGGTTGCATGGGTAGGCAGTGCCGAAGAGTTCATATTCAGATGCAACGCTTATCTAATATCTTCGGGAGGCATAAACATCCTGATAGACCCGGGAGGAATACAACACTTTCCGCAAGTTAAAGATAGAGTATCAAAACTCATAGGAAACCCGGCAAACGTGACCCACATAATAACCCACCATCAGGATCCTGACGTAATAGGCTCTCTCCCGGAATGGCTTAAAATAAATCCTGAAATTACCATAATAACAACACCCAGAACAAAAGTTTTAATCCCCTATTACGGCTTTGACAGAGAAAATGTAAACTGGCTTGACGTAAGCCCGTTAGACGACACGATAATCGATATCGGAAGCAGCAGCACGCTTATATTCTTGAGTGCTCCATTTCTCCATTTTCCCGATGCCTTTGTTACATATGACGCAAAAAGTAAGATCCTATTTTCAGGCGACATTTTTGCAGCAATACAAAAAAATTGGGAACTTATAGTAACAGACATGGAAAAGCACAAAAAAGAGATGATGTATTTCCATGTCTACTACATGGCATCACAAAAAGCACTCAAGTATTTTGTCAGCAAAGTGAAACCTTTTGACATAAAAGCGATAGTTCCTCAGCATGGATCTATTATTCCCGAGGAGTTCATAGAAGATGCTTTTGACTTTCTCTCAGGATTAAAGTGCGGCATAGACCTTCTATATGAAGAATCACCAGTTAGATCAATAATGGACGAAATTTTTGGAGAAAGCTAA
- a CDS encoding energy transducer TonB, with amino-acid sequence MSTYSPSRNKILIVTITLSLILHLVILKIISANSYSTGKRFSLSGDNGKIKVSLKTYTTNTKNKRKKAEKNHETERAVITKPEIKTIKNHRGKKVQNKKNTIKNKKNNNQGKHKSIKRNKKSPGNRDILKKKNQKTQITKPETANKTSKNTGGSLFSFLDWKQTYINSVISQLEKKKEYPIVAREMGIQGTVKLILTVDRNGNLIKVTIAESSGFPILDKNAVETAKKAKFLPFPPEVKKDKIEIPVYVIYKLTEIKENI; translated from the coding sequence ATGTCAACTTACTCACCCTCAAGGAATAAAATCCTTATTGTTACTATAACTCTCTCTTTAATACTACACCTTGTAATTTTGAAAATTATATCAGCAAACAGTTACTCTACGGGAAAAAGATTTTCCCTATCCGGAGACAACGGAAAGATCAAAGTATCCTTGAAAACATATACAACAAATACAAAGAATAAAAGAAAAAAAGCAGAGAAAAATCATGAAACAGAAAGGGCAGTAATAACAAAACCTGAAATAAAAACTATAAAAAATCACAGGGGAAAGAAAGTTCAAAACAAAAAAAATACCATTAAAAACAAGAAAAACAACAATCAAGGGAAGCATAAAAGCATTAAAAGAAACAAAAAATCACCTGGAAACAGAGATATTTTAAAGAAAAAAAATCAAAAAACACAGATTACAAAACCGGAAACAGCAAATAAAACGAGCAAAAACACGGGCGGAAGTCTCTTTTCTTTTCTTGATTGGAAACAAACATACATAAATTCCGTAATTTCTCAGTTAGAAAAGAAAAAAGAATATCCAATTGTAGCACGGGAAATGGGAATTCAGGGAACAGTAAAACTAATATTAACGGTAGACAGAAATGGAAACCTTATAAAAGTCACAATCGCTGAATCGTCAGGATTCCCGATTCTTGATAAAAATGCCGTTGAAACAGCAAAAAAAGCAAAATTCCTGCCCTTTCCCCCTGAAGTAAAGAAAGACAAAATAGAAATCCCGGTATATGTGATATATAAATTGACCGAAATCAAAGAAAATATATAG
- a CDS encoding ExbD/TolR family protein produces MIEFRKKNDDSSILDIAPLVDMVFLLLIFFLLTNSYQKHQVSVALPATKSGQEVTENKKNYTIEIKADGTIIINGKISSIKDIEKIPKTAEVDIAGDKNISYQTFIKVLDRLKEAGINNVNLLTLKE; encoded by the coding sequence GTGATAGAGTTCAGAAAGAAAAACGATGACAGCTCAATTCTTGACATAGCCCCTCTCGTAGATATGGTATTTCTGCTACTCATATTCTTCCTTTTAACAAACAGCTATCAGAAACATCAAGTCTCTGTTGCACTTCCGGCAACGAAATCGGGACAGGAAGTAACCGAAAACAAAAAGAATTACACTATAGAAATCAAAGCTGACGGAACAATTATTATAAACGGAAAAATATCCTCGATAAAAGATATAGAAAAAATTCCAAAAACTGCAGAAGTAGATATTGCCGGCGACAAAAATATCAGCTATCAAACATTCATAAAAGTTCTGGACAGATTAAAAGAGGCAGGCATAAACAATGTCAACTTACTCACCCTCAAGGAATAA